The proteins below are encoded in one region of Alistipes communis:
- a CDS encoding PCMD domain-containing protein — MKRLILFGALCLPAFFAGCIHNDLPYPVVTINIEAIEAEGLDGAAQINAAQQTVILPLLETTDIRNVHITSVTLTEGGQSSVAFPGTFDLRTPLYTTLSLYQEYGWSIAATQTIERYFRVKKQVGAAEIDPANRTATAYVSRSTDLQNVPVKELKLGPAGITTYSPEIEGTTSFETVRLVDVTAHGRTEQWRLRVVPTDVTVRITQCDAWARIAWLAADGLSDTEMGFVYRRKGDTEWLAVPDVEIEGGTFRAKLAGLDPETTYELRAFSDTDSCDMREFTTEAAPQLPNAGFETWSTDRSDILYPYAADAPLAEQFWGSGNPGSMTLKKLVTTNEKDPRPGSEGQYCAQLKSQYVAFLGVGKFAAGNLFSGHYAETKGTDGIVNFSQPFTSRPVALHGWVKYNRGKMDYIKSSPVGMSFAKGDPDEGIIYMALGRWTAAEYGGTEQSPVQVYTRDTKTFFDPEGKDVIAYGEVVFTTSVDEWREFTVKLDYTATDVVPTHLMIVCSASRYGDYFTGSSDSVMWVDDFELVYE; from the coding sequence ATGAAACGACTCATCCTTTTCGGCGCACTGTGCCTTCCGGCGTTCTTCGCCGGCTGCATCCATAACGACCTGCCCTACCCCGTGGTGACGATCAACATCGAGGCGATCGAGGCCGAAGGGCTCGACGGCGCAGCCCAGATCAACGCTGCGCAGCAGACCGTCATCCTGCCGCTTTTGGAGACCACCGACATCCGCAACGTGCACATCACCTCGGTGACGCTCACCGAAGGCGGGCAGTCGTCGGTCGCCTTCCCCGGCACGTTCGACCTGCGTACGCCGCTCTACACGACGCTGTCGCTCTATCAGGAGTACGGGTGGAGCATCGCGGCCACGCAGACCATCGAACGCTATTTCCGCGTGAAGAAGCAGGTGGGCGCGGCCGAGATCGATCCTGCGAACCGCACGGCGACGGCCTATGTCTCGCGCAGCACCGACCTGCAAAACGTCCCGGTCAAGGAGCTCAAACTCGGCCCGGCCGGAATCACGACCTACTCGCCCGAAATCGAGGGAACGACCTCGTTCGAGACGGTACGGCTGGTCGACGTCACGGCGCACGGCCGCACGGAGCAGTGGCGGCTCCGCGTCGTGCCGACCGACGTCACGGTGCGCATCACGCAGTGCGACGCATGGGCGCGCATCGCATGGCTCGCGGCCGACGGTCTGAGCGACACCGAAATGGGCTTCGTCTACCGCCGCAAGGGCGACACGGAGTGGCTCGCGGTACCCGACGTCGAGATCGAGGGCGGAACCTTCCGCGCGAAACTCGCCGGCCTCGACCCCGAAACGACCTACGAACTGCGAGCCTTCTCCGACACGGACAGCTGCGACATGCGGGAATTCACCACCGAAGCGGCTCCGCAGCTGCCCAACGCCGGATTCGAGACGTGGAGCACCGACCGCAGCGACATCCTCTACCCCTACGCCGCCGACGCGCCGCTGGCCGAGCAGTTCTGGGGTTCGGGCAATCCCGGTTCGATGACGCTCAAAAAACTCGTCACCACCAACGAAAAAGACCCGCGTCCGGGTTCGGAGGGCCAATACTGCGCACAGCTCAAATCGCAGTACGTCGCCTTCCTCGGCGTCGGCAAGTTCGCCGCCGGAAACCTCTTCTCCGGCCACTACGCCGAAACGAAGGGCACCGACGGCATCGTGAATTTCAGCCAGCCCTTCACCTCGCGCCCCGTGGCGCTGCACGGCTGGGTGAAATACAACCGCGGCAAGATGGACTACATCAAAAGCAGCCCCGTGGGCATGAGCTTCGCCAAGGGCGACCCCGACGAAGGCATCATCTACATGGCGCTGGGGCGCTGGACGGCCGCCGAATACGGCGGAACGGAGCAGTCGCCCGTGCAGGTCTACACCCGCGACACGAAGACCTTCTTCGACCCCGAAGGCAAGGACGTCATCGCCTACGGCGAGGTGGTCTTCACCACCAGCGTCGACGAGTGGCGCGAATTCACCGTCAAACTCGACTACACGGCCACGGATGTCGTACCCACGCATCTGATGATCGTCTGCTCGGCGTCGCGCTACGGCGACTACTTCACCGGCAGTTCCGACAGCGTGATGTGGGTCGACGACTTCGAACTGGTCTACGAATAA
- a CDS encoding PCMD domain-containing protein — MKHAFTKGLFVAATATLIAACSTDDAADQMPVAPGKIEVSLKAALPQSRAQIEVDESNGRFSGSWEATDELTVYAKGSQTGEDIQKFTYDADAKVFKGQLTEKKQDWTYQAVYPAVDATPLNIPFGAERTQKGSNFNGAYDPLVSVPVTHVGAEPGKTPQGEAVTFGLKRLTAILALTFETDDATVKAEKVKSVALTAAGKTIAAKSFDITLGDQSGALNASEPSETITLSYEAGSEPTAASFKAYFNVPAATYGKLSVVITTEGHTASLDLTTDGIELLPGELAYTTKAVSGWTALAAAPTLEWVDNPTFEPQEIKEGMSVKVNLQAAAGIEGFVIKIKSPALSAILGSTFPPVDNTMTLDMVNDKNTATIKDMIPGFPDPLAGHTGAFQLDLSTLVPLILSLPELGVPEGQIYGNHEFSLSMSDALGRPIEKTLIFYVPTPAANPTIVYNNDVNLWTNKATFTLSDIPSNASSIAVKYKATDSSEWLDADVKGTIATASPEWEGPFTTVETSPNSTVTPYYRQKTATGIRNGKTYEYKLIVDGNEYAGATTFSANTKEANGEIPSLDNAQLSCYDWDKCNTDDTWWASGNCVTKMFIEVTTTCLKYENNAAKLVSSKPLAIVKLSAGNLFTGKFKKADATTGVASFGVNYSWNVRPTGIKFSYYGAVAQGNLQQQHGKQVTSAENDYARVYAAIIDWSNSKPRAVSSGSKAPTGTWDPEIVDNSTHEPTEVETYGGGKVIAYASYWIDKNNMPAEFSTKTLQFNWYDKEAKPTDGNLSLIISCASNAYGDFMCGYDGNYMYIKDFEWVY; from the coding sequence ATGAAACACGCATTTACCAAAGGATTGTTCGTTGCAGCCACTGCAACGCTCATCGCGGCCTGCTCGACCGACGACGCAGCCGACCAAATGCCGGTAGCACCCGGCAAAATCGAGGTCAGCCTCAAAGCCGCGCTGCCCCAGAGCCGCGCGCAGATCGAGGTCGACGAGTCCAACGGACGTTTCTCCGGTTCGTGGGAGGCGACCGACGAGCTGACGGTCTATGCCAAAGGCAGCCAGACGGGCGAAGATATCCAGAAATTCACCTACGACGCCGACGCCAAAGTGTTCAAAGGCCAGCTGACTGAGAAGAAGCAGGACTGGACCTACCAGGCCGTCTACCCTGCCGTCGACGCTACGCCGCTCAACATCCCGTTCGGTGCGGAGCGTACGCAGAAGGGCAGCAATTTCAACGGCGCCTACGATCCCCTCGTGTCGGTACCCGTAACCCATGTCGGCGCCGAGCCGGGCAAGACCCCGCAGGGCGAAGCCGTGACCTTCGGTCTGAAACGTCTGACGGCCATTCTGGCGCTCACGTTCGAGACCGACGACGCCACGGTCAAGGCCGAAAAGGTGAAGTCGGTAGCACTGACCGCCGCCGGCAAGACGATCGCCGCCAAGTCGTTCGACATCACGCTTGGCGACCAGTCGGGCGCCCTCAACGCCTCCGAGCCGTCGGAGACGATCACGCTGAGCTACGAAGCCGGCAGCGAACCGACCGCCGCCTCGTTCAAGGCCTATTTCAACGTTCCGGCCGCCACCTACGGCAAGCTGTCGGTGGTCATCACCACCGAAGGCCACACCGCATCGCTCGACCTGACGACCGACGGCATCGAGCTGCTCCCCGGCGAGTTGGCCTACACGACCAAAGCCGTGAGCGGCTGGACTGCACTCGCTGCCGCTCCGACACTCGAATGGGTTGACAACCCCACCTTCGAGCCGCAGGAGATCAAGGAAGGTATGAGTGTAAAGGTCAATCTGCAAGCAGCAGCCGGTATCGAAGGATTTGTTATCAAGATTAAATCCCCAGCATTATCTGCCATTCTCGGCTCTACATTCCCGCCGGTAGATAATACGATGACATTGGACATGGTTAACGATAAAAATACAGCGACAATCAAAGATATGATTCCGGGATTTCCCGATCCGCTGGCCGGTCATACGGGAGCATTCCAACTCGATCTTTCCACGCTCGTTCCGCTGATTTTATCATTGCCGGAATTGGGTGTTCCAGAGGGGCAAATTTACGGCAACCATGAATTCTCGCTCAGTATGAGCGATGCCCTTGGGCGTCCGATTGAAAAAACGCTGATTTTCTATGTTCCAACCCCTGCTGCCAATCCGACGATTGTTTATAATAACGATGTCAATTTATGGACAAACAAAGCTACGTTCACCTTGTCCGATATACCTTCGAATGCATCTTCGATTGCAGTCAAGTACAAAGCAACAGACAGCTCCGAATGGCTCGACGCCGATGTTAAAGGGACAATCGCAACCGCTTCACCGGAATGGGAAGGTCCTTTCACTACGGTAGAAACCTCTCCGAATTCGACCGTAACACCTTATTATCGCCAAAAAACCGCTACCGGTATCCGAAACGGTAAAACATACGAATATAAATTGATCGTCGACGGCAACGAATATGCTGGAGCAACAACATTTTCCGCCAATACCAAAGAAGCCAATGGCGAAATTCCATCGTTGGATAACGCACAATTGTCATGCTATGATTGGGACAAATGCAATACCGACGATACATGGTGGGCAAGCGGCAATTGCGTGACAAAAATGTTTATAGAAGTTACAACTACTTGCTTAAAGTATGAAAATAATGCAGCTAAATTAGTATCATCCAAACCTCTTGCAATCGTTAAGCTATCGGCAGGAAATCTATTTACCGGCAAATTCAAGAAAGCCGATGCAACCACAGGTGTAGCTTCGTTCGGAGTTAATTATTCATGGAACGTTCGACCGACAGGGATCAAATTTTCTTATTACGGCGCCGTTGCACAAGGAAATCTACAACAACAACACGGCAAGCAGGTAACATCTGCCGAAAATGATTATGCTCGTGTCTATGCCGCTATCATCGATTGGTCGAATTCAAAACCGAGAGCTGTCTCATCGGGTTCCAAAGCTCCAACCGGCACTTGGGATCCCGAAATCGTGGACAATTCGACACATGAACCAACGGAAGTTGAAACATACGGCGGCGGCAAAGTCATCGCCTATGCTTCGTACTGGATCGATAAAAACAATATGCCTGCCGAGTTTTCTACGAAAACGTTGCAGTTCAACTGGTACGACAAAGAGGCTAAACCTACGGATGGAAATTTAAGCCTTATCATATCCTGCGCATCCAATGCTTACGGGGATTTCATGTGCGGTTATGATGGCAATTATATGTATATCAAAGACTTCGAGTGGGTATACTAA
- a CDS encoding DUF4493 domain-containing protein, producing MKKILLSVSMLLALAFAPVSCDREKAEYGDGQQPVGTATGTLSLAAMTVVLSTETETHDAVVRPDAAAATSAPAASGRLQTAARAEAETTYTCTVTDAAGAAVAQFPYDRRPETLTLPAGAYTLTVESAEPKAAVWDDPVYAARQEVLIDRNATVEVGEVLCTPAAVGVALVFDPAFGTQSTATVDCGGEALAFTTTESRTGWFAVGTARTLTLTVEGTAGEGTPVSFTRRYTDVQAGQLYRFTVKGESLSAPDIEWVGHDTSQRYEANDELEAQIVVTAAAGIRAFTVEIISEEVLTPEVLDAVGLAPELDLVSPGDYKEPLEGLGFPTGEKVVGQTSVSFDISPFMPLIPLLGTGDSDFRLTVTDNEGQTTVASIMVHSTNGEAPEPEGPEEEYPGGDAKPLEPPHAGQPYPGGDAKPIHNTQKITTIR from the coding sequence ATGAAAAAGATCCTCCTGAGCGTTTCCATGTTGCTGGCACTGGCTTTCGCGCCGGTGTCGTGCGACCGCGAGAAGGCCGAATACGGCGACGGACAGCAGCCCGTCGGGACCGCCACGGGCACGTTGTCGCTCGCGGCGATGACCGTCGTCCTCTCCACCGAGACCGAAACGCACGACGCGGTCGTGCGCCCCGACGCCGCAGCCGCGACGAGCGCTCCGGCCGCCTCCGGCCGCCTGCAAACGGCCGCCCGTGCGGAAGCCGAGACCACCTATACATGTACCGTTACGGATGCGGCGGGCGCCGCCGTCGCGCAGTTCCCCTACGACCGACGCCCCGAGACGCTCACCCTGCCCGCCGGAGCCTATACGCTGACGGTCGAGTCGGCCGAACCGAAAGCCGCAGTATGGGACGACCCCGTCTACGCCGCCCGTCAGGAGGTGCTGATCGACCGGAACGCGACCGTCGAAGTGGGCGAGGTGCTCTGCACGCCGGCCGCCGTCGGCGTCGCGCTGGTCTTCGACCCCGCATTCGGTACGCAGTCGACCGCCACGGTCGACTGCGGCGGCGAAGCGCTCGCCTTCACGACCACCGAGAGCCGCACGGGCTGGTTCGCAGTCGGGACGGCGCGGACGCTGACCCTGACCGTCGAAGGAACCGCAGGCGAGGGAACGCCCGTGTCGTTCACGCGACGCTACACGGACGTGCAGGCCGGACAACTCTACCGCTTCACCGTCAAGGGCGAATCGCTCTCGGCGCCCGACATCGAATGGGTCGGCCACGACACCTCCCAGCGCTACGAAGCCAACGACGAACTCGAAGCGCAGATCGTCGTCACCGCCGCGGCCGGCATCCGCGCCTTCACCGTGGAGATCATCTCCGAAGAGGTGCTGACGCCCGAAGTGCTCGATGCCGTGGGGCTCGCGCCGGAGCTCGATCTGGTCTCGCCGGGCGACTACAAGGAACCGCTCGAAGGGCTGGGATTCCCCACCGGAGAGAAGGTCGTCGGCCAGACCTCCGTATCGTTCGACATCTCGCCTTTCATGCCGCTCATTCCGCTGCTGGGTACGGGCGACAGCGATTTCCGTCTGACGGTCACCGACAACGAAGGGCAGACCACCGTCGCCTCGATCATGGTGCACAGCACCAACGGCGAAGCACCCGAACCCGAAGGCCCCGAAGAGGAGTATCCGGGCGGCGATGCCAAACCGCTGGAACCGCCCCACGCCGGACAACCCTATCCGGGCGGCGACGCCAAACCGATTCACAACACACAAAAAATAACCACAATCCGATGA
- a CDS encoding TIR domain-containing protein: MAHHVFISYASKNKQLADALCHTLEQHRISCWIAPRDVLPGEPYAREIIRGIRDCQIIVLIYTNDSNASEHVLNEIDKAFNYGKVIIPFIADDTRMSDEFDYYLSRKHWLTAFPNPEQHFAKLVESIARTLKLDTTPVVTPPPTPTPPPATTTPPPAVPRPTITPVDVPRPLAERNRTRGKQNYDNGDSYEGELFDNKRDGQGTYTWKDGDKYVGDFIDNQRTGKGTFYWVDGERYEGEFLNGNRHGRGIYFFKNGNRYEGDFREGKRTGRGTFQWADGDRYEGEFIDGDRTGKGSYYWKSGSHYDGDFIKGSRTGKGSYYWADGDRYVGDFADDKLHGQGVYYYKDGTRYEGTFAEDKRTGRGTFYWPDGDRYEGDFINGERTGKGSYYWADGDRYEGDFVKGKCHGTGTYYYKSGNRYTGAFVDDKRTGKGTFYWADGDRYEGDFVEGKCHGKGTYHWNSGNYYVGDWVNDERTGKGVYYWVDGDRYEGDFIEGSRTGKGCYYWPDGDRYEGDFVEGKSHGKGTYYWANGNKYVGDWVADKRTGKGVFYWTSGDRYEGDFVEGKFNGEGIYYWADGDRYEGEFSDGDFHGYGIKYHADGTRQAGRWEHDNFVG; encoded by the coding sequence ATGGCACACCACGTTTTCATCAGTTACGCAAGTAAAAACAAACAACTGGCCGATGCGCTCTGCCACACGCTGGAACAACACCGCATCTCCTGCTGGATCGCCCCGCGCGACGTCCTGCCCGGAGAGCCCTACGCCCGCGAAATCATCCGCGGCATCCGCGACTGCCAGATCATCGTGCTGATCTATACCAACGACTCCAACGCATCGGAGCACGTGCTCAACGAGATCGACAAGGCGTTCAACTACGGGAAGGTCATCATCCCCTTCATCGCCGACGATACGCGCATGAGCGACGAGTTCGACTACTACCTCAGCCGCAAGCACTGGCTCACGGCCTTTCCCAACCCCGAACAGCACTTCGCCAAATTGGTGGAATCGATCGCCCGGACGCTGAAACTCGACACGACGCCCGTCGTGACACCGCCTCCGACACCCACGCCGCCGCCTGCCACGACGACTCCGCCGCCCGCAGTGCCGCGCCCGACGATTACTCCTGTCGACGTTCCGCGCCCGCTGGCCGAACGCAATCGCACACGCGGCAAACAGAACTACGACAACGGCGACAGCTACGAAGGTGAACTCTTCGACAACAAACGCGACGGGCAGGGCACCTACACATGGAAAGACGGAGACAAATACGTCGGCGATTTCATCGATAACCAGCGCACCGGAAAGGGCACCTTCTACTGGGTCGACGGAGAGCGTTACGAAGGCGAGTTCCTCAACGGAAACCGGCACGGCCGCGGCATCTATTTCTTCAAGAACGGCAACCGCTACGAAGGCGATTTCCGCGAAGGGAAACGCACGGGCCGCGGCACGTTCCAATGGGCCGACGGAGACCGTTACGAAGGCGAGTTCATCGACGGCGACCGCACCGGCAAAGGCTCCTACTACTGGAAGAGCGGCTCCCACTACGACGGCGACTTCATCAAGGGCAGCCGCACGGGCAAGGGCTCCTACTACTGGGCCGACGGAGACCGCTACGTGGGCGATTTCGCCGACGACAAACTCCACGGCCAGGGCGTCTACTACTACAAGGACGGCACCCGCTACGAAGGCACCTTCGCGGAGGACAAGCGCACCGGCCGCGGTACGTTCTACTGGCCCGACGGAGACCGTTACGAGGGCGATTTCATCAACGGCGAACGCACGGGCAAAGGCTCCTACTACTGGGCCGACGGCGATCGCTACGAAGGGGATTTCGTCAAGGGAAAATGCCACGGGACGGGTACCTACTACTACAAGAGCGGGAACCGTTATACCGGCGCTTTCGTCGACGACAAGCGCACCGGCAAAGGTACGTTCTACTGGGCCGACGGCGATCGCTACGAAGGCGACTTCGTCGAGGGGAAATGCCACGGCAAGGGTACCTACCATTGGAATTCGGGCAACTATTACGTCGGCGACTGGGTCAACGACGAACGCACCGGCAAGGGCGTTTATTACTGGGTCGACGGCGACCGCTACGAAGGCGACTTCATCGAGGGCTCGCGCACGGGAAAAGGATGTTACTACTGGCCGGACGGCGACCGTTACGAGGGCGACTTCGTCGAGGGAAAGAGTCATGGCAAGGGTACCTACTACTGGGCCAACGGAAACAAATACGTCGGCGACTGGGTCGCCGACAAACGCACCGGCAAGGGTGTCTTCTACTGGACCAGCGGCGACCGCTACGAGGGAGATTTCGTCGAGGGAAAATTCAACGGCGAGGGCATCTACTACTGGGCCGACGGAGACCGTTACGAGGGAGAGTTCTCGGACGGCGATTTCCACGGTTACGGTATTAAATACCATGCCGACGGCACCCGCCAGGCCGGCCGGTGGGAACACGACAATTTCGTGGGATAA
- a CDS encoding lipocalin-like domain-containing protein — MRRLFLIAAFAAAFATPVSAQSWQDMFKSAIQSLTGGTSSESAAATAAPEPLPEKELFGSWSYQAPAMEYTGDDMLASLAASTLKGQLPSYFQQAGLQPGKATVSFSRRGVFKAVLDTHKVEGVYRYDEDTGELTVECLFAGNPVSFTGRAKHADGVLTLLFEANAALGSLRASSQQYAQNPKLQQIAAILERYPGVMLGAELKRR; from the coding sequence ATGAGACGTCTGTTTTTGATCGCGGCCTTCGCCGCCGCCTTTGCGACGCCCGTTTCGGCGCAGTCGTGGCAGGACATGTTCAAGAGCGCCATCCAGTCGTTGACGGGCGGTACTTCGTCGGAGTCCGCCGCGGCGACCGCTGCCCCCGAACCGCTTCCGGAGAAGGAGCTGTTCGGCTCGTGGAGCTATCAGGCGCCGGCGATGGAGTACACGGGCGACGATATGCTCGCCTCGCTGGCGGCCTCGACGCTCAAAGGGCAGCTGCCCTCCTATTTCCAGCAGGCGGGGCTGCAACCGGGCAAGGCGACGGTCTCTTTCTCCCGTCGCGGTGTCTTCAAGGCAGTGCTGGACACCCATAAGGTAGAAGGGGTGTACCGCTACGACGAAGATACGGGGGAGCTGACGGTCGAGTGCCTCTTCGCCGGCAATCCGGTCTCTTTCACCGGCCGGGCGAAACATGCCGACGGCGTGCTGACGCTGCTTTTCGAAGCGAATGCCGCGCTCGGTTCGCTGCGCGCTTCGTCGCAGCAGTATGCGCAGAATCCGAAGTTGCAGCAGATCGCCGCGATTCTGGAACGTTATCCCGGCGTGATGCTGGGCGCCGAGTTGAAGCGGCGGTAG
- a CDS encoding NUDIX hydrolase, producing the protein MCRTIYFADKILLFSSRPVGEPYHEIPLEAGTTLPQAKILNFLETFNFVAVVTPDPDRCFAAFAAAFRLVEAAGGAVVNDRGERLMIYRNGRWDLPKGHWERGETIEACALREVREETGVAASIRRHLCDTLHCYQLRGEWEMKRTHWFEMAAAADATLRPQTEEGIDRVCWCTPDEVELHLQQTFPTIRRVFAKL; encoded by the coding sequence ATGTGCCGAACGATCTATTTCGCCGATAAGATTCTGCTTTTTTCATCGCGTCCCGTCGGAGAGCCTTACCATGAGATTCCGCTCGAAGCCGGCACGACGCTTCCGCAGGCGAAGATACTCAATTTTTTGGAAACATTCAATTTCGTGGCGGTCGTGACTCCCGACCCCGACCGCTGTTTCGCGGCCTTCGCCGCGGCGTTCCGGCTCGTCGAGGCGGCCGGAGGCGCGGTCGTCAACGACCGCGGCGAGCGGCTGATGATCTACCGCAACGGCCGTTGGGATCTGCCCAAGGGGCATTGGGAGCGGGGCGAGACGATCGAGGCGTGCGCCCTGCGCGAGGTTCGGGAGGAGACGGGCGTCGCGGCTTCGATCCGACGTCACCTGTGCGACACGCTCCATTGTTACCAGTTACGCGGGGAGTGGGAGATGAAACGCACCCATTGGTTCGAGATGGCAGCCGCGGCCGACGCGACGCTCCGGCCGCAGACCGAAGAGGGGATCGACCGCGTATGCTGGTGTACGCCTGACGAGGTAGAACTGCATTTGCAGCAGACTTTTCCGACTATCCGGCGGGTTTTCGCCAAATTGTAG
- a CDS encoding S9 family peptidase, whose product MKKFFLLMACTVLGLGSCTERPRPLEIDNALTAEEIAAGRFTPEVMWKMGRLGGSQLSPDGKWLVYTVTYYNLGENRGVTALYLRDMASGEVRQLTDHTSNNTSPAWSADGRTLYFLSDRSGTQQVWRMAAAGGEPQQVTAFDADVEGFGVNKPGDAIWYVQTVAVPGAEKCSADLYKDMPRSKAHIYDDLMARHWNYWDEGRYRHLFIAALTDGKAAEGVDIVGADAAWDVPTAPYFDTAEIAWSNAGDRLAYTCKPLTGTDYALSTDSDIFVYDRASGRTVNICKPMEGRVRFNAMVHRNTPFPGYDKYPVWSPDDRYIAFRSMATPGYEADKERLMRYDCRTAEITDLTPSFDYHATNVAWADDRTLWFIAPMEGTYQLCRLALPAPDATCGTVDLPKVVTSGDHDINAFTMAGGRIVAEVTTMRMATEQFEVDPADGKLTQLSAVNKEIYDHIRLGTVEKRWVETTDGKRMLTWVVLPPDFDPAKKYPTLLFCEGGPQSVVSQAWSYRWNFALMASQGYVVVAPNRRGVPSFGQEWLEQISGDYSGQNIRDYLSAIDDVAREPWCDRDRLGCVGASYGGYSVYFLAGCHQKRFKAFIAHCGIFNFESMYGQTEELFFINHDYGGAYWEKDNPTAMRSYANSPHKFVDRWDTPILIVTGEYDFRIPYTQSLEAFTAARLHGIPARLVAFEDEAHQVFKPQNSVVWNREFFGWLDKYVKEAR is encoded by the coding sequence ATGAAAAAATTTTTCCTGCTTATGGCATGTACGGTTCTGGGACTCGGCTCCTGTACGGAGCGGCCCCGACCTCTCGAAATCGACAACGCGCTCACGGCCGAAGAGATCGCCGCGGGACGTTTCACCCCGGAGGTGATGTGGAAGATGGGAAGGCTCGGAGGGTCGCAGCTTTCGCCCGACGGCAAATGGCTCGTCTACACGGTCACCTATTACAATCTCGGCGAGAACCGCGGCGTGACGGCGCTTTACCTGCGCGACATGGCATCGGGCGAGGTGCGCCAGCTGACCGACCACACGTCGAACAACACGTCGCCGGCGTGGTCGGCCGACGGGCGCACGCTCTATTTCCTGTCGGACCGCAGCGGCACGCAGCAGGTATGGCGCATGGCCGCCGCGGGCGGCGAGCCGCAGCAGGTGACCGCCTTCGACGCCGACGTCGAGGGCTTCGGCGTCAACAAGCCCGGCGATGCGATCTGGTACGTGCAGACGGTAGCCGTCCCCGGCGCCGAGAAGTGTTCGGCCGACCTCTATAAGGACATGCCCCGGTCGAAAGCGCACATCTACGACGATCTGATGGCCCGCCACTGGAACTATTGGGACGAGGGGCGCTACCGCCACCTCTTCATCGCCGCCCTCACCGACGGCAAAGCCGCCGAGGGCGTCGACATCGTAGGCGCCGACGCGGCGTGGGACGTACCCACGGCGCCCTACTTCGACACGGCCGAGATCGCATGGAGCAACGCCGGCGACCGGCTGGCCTACACCTGCAAGCCCCTCACCGGCACCGACTACGCCCTTTCGACCGATTCGGACATCTTCGTCTACGACCGCGCGAGCGGCCGCACGGTCAACATCTGCAAGCCGATGGAGGGCCGCGTCCGCTTCAACGCCATGGTACACCGCAATACGCCCTTCCCCGGCTATGACAAATACCCCGTCTGGTCGCCCGACGACCGCTACATCGCCTTCCGCTCGATGGCCACGCCCGGCTACGAAGCCGACAAGGAGCGCCTGATGCGCTACGACTGCCGCACGGCGGAGATCACCGACCTCACGCCCTCCTTCGACTACCACGCCACCAACGTGGCGTGGGCCGACGACCGCACGCTGTGGTTCATCGCCCCGATGGAGGGAACCTACCAACTCTGCCGCCTCGCGCTGCCGGCCCCCGACGCCACGTGCGGCACCGTCGACCTGCCGAAGGTCGTCACGTCGGGCGACCACGACATCAACGCCTTCACGATGGCCGGCGGACGCATCGTCGCCGAAGTGACGACGATGCGCATGGCCACCGAACAGTTCGAGGTCGACCCCGCCGACGGCAAGCTCACGCAACTCTCGGCCGTCAACAAGGAAATTTACGACCACATCCGCTTGGGAACGGTCGAAAAACGCTGGGTCGAGACCACCGACGGCAAGCGGATGCTGACGTGGGTCGTTCTGCCGCCCGACTTCGATCCGGCGAAGAAATACCCCACGCTGCTCTTCTGCGAGGGCGGCCCGCAGAGCGTCGTCTCGCAGGCGTGGAGCTACCGCTGGAACTTCGCGCTGATGGCCTCACAGGGCTACGTCGTCGTGGCGCCCAACCGCCGCGGCGTACCCTCGTTCGGGCAGGAGTGGCTCGAACAGATTTCGGGCGACTATTCGGGACAGAACATCCGCGACTACCTCTCGGCCATCGACGACGTGGCGCGCGAACCGTGGTGCGACCGCGACCGGCTGGGCTGCGTGGGCGCCTCCTACGGCGGTTATTCGGTCTATTTCCTGGCCGGCTGCCACCAGAAGCGCTTCAAGGCCTTCATCGCCCACTGCGGCATCTTCAACTTCGAGTCGATGTACGGCCAGACCGAGGAGCTGTTCTTCATCAACCACGACTACGGCGGGGCCTACTGGGAAAAGGATAACCCCACGGCCATGCGTTCCTACGCCAATTCGCCGCACAAGTTCGTCGACCGCTGGGACACGCCCATCCTGATCGTCACGGGCGAATACGACTTCCGCATCCCCTACACGCAGTCGCTCGAAGCCTTCACAGCCGCCCGTCTGCACGGCATACCGGCACGGCTCGTGGCCTTCGAGGACGAAGCGCACCAAGTATTCAAGCCGCAGAACTCGGTGGTCTGGAACCGCGAATTCTTCGGCTGGCTCGACAAATACGTCAAGGAGGCCCGGTAG